From Variimorphobacter saccharofermentans, one genomic window encodes:
- a CDS encoding methyl-accepting chemotaxis protein yields MKKMGVGIKKLFSNLNFQKKGNDEANNKPKKGILKYFDIGKTTIRTKLIASFLVPIAFIIILGVVSYQVASNGIEKNYEKSTSDTINMAGEYIRFGLDAIEATSVQYVNDKTIANFYLGLYDINNQEYRNSYTYISSSALTKQVSDDFIENIFFISDEVKCISTDGNSYPSGLYKGFTETELGAKVKQSRLQSVWVGSNEYLDSNLTSTRYNPEYAIRLIKNLKSDAIVIIDISKSTIDDILKGLNFHESGYLALITPDGKEITTSEANDATENSENEAIFTNEEFYQNAVNSDKQNDSAYVNYHGKTYLFMYSKIGGTGSMLCALMPKTVINSQANNIKNITIIIVVIAIIVAIGIAIMISQGIDKTIKEIILKLKEAAKGDMTVTFSSKRKDEFHILIKEIQNTFSNMKALILRVNDLSTEVSNSAENVTSTSENFLKSTKDISSAMSEIEQGISQQAKDAEECLIQMDNLSKKIELVNDNTKEIGQIADKTRVSIKEGTIVTEELNNQTQSTIEIATDIINDIERLNQKSVSVSKIINVINEIANQTNLLSLNASIEAARAGEFGRGFAVVASEIRKLAEQSQDSVNDIKKIIESIQNDTKKAAETAKRAEDVLTLQTNAVKNTTASYQNINDSVEKLMVFLNYIAQNVENIEEARVSTLGAIENISAVLEEIAASTNTVNQTSVNQLSSVETLNNAAGLLNQNAEVLVQEVKKFKVE; encoded by the coding sequence ATGAAAAAAATGGGAGTGGGTATTAAAAAACTATTTAGTAATTTGAATTTTCAAAAAAAAGGTAATGATGAAGCCAATAACAAGCCCAAAAAAGGTATTCTAAAGTATTTCGACATTGGTAAAACGACAATTCGAACAAAGCTGATTGCATCCTTTTTGGTTCCAATTGCATTTATCATAATACTGGGTGTTGTATCATACCAGGTAGCATCCAATGGTATCGAGAAGAATTATGAAAAGTCTACATCGGATACTATTAATATGGCAGGTGAATATATTCGTTTTGGTCTTGATGCAATAGAGGCTACCAGCGTTCAATATGTAAATGATAAGACGATAGCGAACTTCTATCTGGGACTCTATGATATTAATAATCAGGAATACAGAAATTCCTATACTTACATAAGCAGTTCGGCCTTAACAAAGCAGGTTTCTGATGATTTTATTGAGAATATCTTCTTTATATCGGACGAAGTGAAATGTATTTCTACTGATGGTAACAGCTATCCAAGTGGCTTGTACAAAGGTTTTACCGAAACAGAGTTGGGAGCAAAGGTAAAGCAAAGCCGCCTTCAATCCGTATGGGTTGGTTCCAATGAATACCTTGACTCCAATCTGACAAGTACAAGATATAATCCGGAATATGCAATCCGATTAATTAAGAATTTAAAATCTGACGCAATTGTGATAATTGATATAAGCAAAAGCACTATTGATGATATATTGAAGGGCCTTAATTTCCATGAGTCAGGATATTTGGCACTCATCACTCCGGACGGCAAAGAAATTACTACTTCTGAAGCGAATGACGCTACAGAGAATAGTGAAAATGAAGCGATCTTTACCAACGAGGAATTTTATCAGAATGCAGTAAATTCAGACAAGCAAAATGATTCGGCATATGTTAACTATCATGGAAAAACATACTTATTTATGTATTCGAAGATAGGAGGCACAGGCTCCATGCTCTGTGCGTTGATGCCTAAGACCGTTATTAATAGCCAGGCCAATAATATCAAAAACATAACGATTATCATTGTAGTCATTGCTATTATTGTAGCCATCGGAATTGCTATTATGATATCACAGGGTATTGATAAGACAATTAAAGAAATTATTCTGAAACTGAAGGAAGCAGCAAAAGGAGATATGACGGTAACCTTTAGCTCGAAGAGAAAAGATGAGTTCCATATCTTAATTAAGGAGATACAGAATACATTTTCCAATATGAAAGCGCTGATTCTGCGTGTGAATGATTTAAGTACGGAAGTCTCCAATTCAGCAGAGAATGTTACGTCTACTTCTGAGAACTTCTTGAAGTCTACGAAGGATATTTCCTCAGCTATGTCTGAGATAGAACAGGGAATTTCTCAACAGGCAAAGGATGCGGAAGAGTGTTTGATTCAGATGGATAACCTATCTAAAAAGATAGAACTGGTTAATGACAATACGAAGGAAATTGGGCAGATAGCTGATAAAACCAGAGTTAGTATTAAGGAAGGCACCATTGTTACAGAGGAGCTAAACAATCAAACGCAGTCTACGATTGAAATTGCAACCGATATTATTAATGATATCGAGAGACTGAATCAGAAGTCCGTATCCGTAAGTAAAATCATTAATGTTATTAACGAGATCGCTAATCAAACCAATCTCCTCTCCTTAAATGCATCCATTGAAGCGGCGAGAGCAGGAGAATTCGGAAGAGGCTTTGCAGTTGTTGCTAGTGAGATCAGAAAGCTGGCAGAGCAATCTCAGGATTCGGTTAACGATATTAAGAAGATTATTGAAAGTATTCAAAATGACACGAAGAAGGCTGCGGAGACAGCAAAGAGAGCAGAGGATGTGCTTACACTTCAAACCAATGCGGTGAAAAATACGACAGCATCCTATCAGAATATTAATGATAGTGTAGAAAAGCTCATGGTATTCCTAAATTATATTGCTCAGAATGTCGAAAATATTGAAGAAGCAAGAGTGAGTACTCTAGGTGCAATCGAGAATATATCAGCCGTTCTAGAAGAAATTGCTGCCTCCACCAATACGGTTAACCAGACTTCCGTTAATCAGCTGTCATCAGTTGAAACCCTTAATAATGCAGCAGGATTGCTTAATCAGAACGCGGAAGTACTTGTTCAGGAAGTTAAGAAATTTAAAGTTGAGTAA
- a CDS encoding carboxylesterase/lipase family protein, with protein sequence MIRTAMTENGMVKGIEAADPRITAFKGIPFAAPPVGKNRWRAPQPCPNWEGTLEAYRFAPISMQDTPGIGDDIYIREWHVDPEIAMNEDCLYLNVWTNAKSVDDKLPVLVWYFGGGLQWGYPAEMEFDGERIARRGIVVVTVNYRLNVFGFLAHPEITAEQPEAPANFGNLDQQAGLKWVIRNIRAFGGDPENITIAGQSAGGGSVLSQMTCPDNFGLFQKAIIQSAMIHSPYKEITIGQPKTLSQAEELGKKFFDFIGVKSLDEARKLDAFYIRDKYSEFYKSNEMMFTVNDGKFCIGDPIALYMNNKHARVPVMSGNTMGEFLNFITANSDEEFKKKAEELFGSHSEEFLKLEEAWQKEGNHYASVSGIECTIKSLFLQNQKYGNSQNYYYCLNANIPGWDNPGNFHSVDLWFFFETLAKCWRPFTGKHYDLARLMCNYYCNFIKNGDPNGKDADGSDMPYWSPYTKETPYDMIFTDEGSYLEKKEGETEFKKFLMERIKEEMLD encoded by the coding sequence ATGATTAGAACAGCAATGACAGAGAATGGCATGGTTAAGGGCATAGAAGCCGCCGATCCGAGAATTACAGCTTTTAAGGGAATCCCGTTTGCGGCACCTCCCGTTGGAAAAAACAGATGGCGTGCTCCACAACCTTGTCCTAATTGGGAGGGTACCCTGGAGGCATATCGGTTTGCACCAATTTCTATGCAGGATACACCTGGTATCGGAGATGATATCTACATCAGAGAATGGCATGTGGATCCTGAGATTGCAATGAATGAAGACTGTCTCTACCTTAATGTATGGACCAATGCAAAGAGCGTAGATGACAAGCTGCCCGTACTGGTCTGGTATTTTGGTGGCGGCCTGCAGTGGGGATACCCGGCAGAGATGGAGTTTGATGGAGAGCGAATTGCCAGACGAGGGATTGTTGTTGTTACCGTGAATTATAGACTTAATGTCTTTGGATTCTTAGCTCATCCAGAAATCACGGCAGAGCAACCTGAGGCGCCTGCTAACTTTGGTAATCTTGATCAGCAGGCAGGCCTTAAGTGGGTAATTCGTAATATTCGTGCCTTTGGTGGTGATCCTGAGAATATTACAATAGCCGGTCAATCTGCCGGTGGTGGAAGTGTTCTGTCACAGATGACCTGCCCGGATAATTTCGGGTTATTTCAAAAGGCCATAATCCAAAGTGCTATGATTCACAGTCCTTACAAGGAGATTACGATTGGACAGCCTAAGACACTTTCACAAGCGGAGGAATTGGGAAAGAAGTTCTTTGATTTTATCGGAGTTAAGAGCTTAGACGAGGCAAGGAAGCTGGATGCTTTTTATATCCGTGATAAATACTCAGAGTTCTATAAGAGTAATGAGATGATGTTTACGGTTAACGATGGAAAGTTCTGTATAGGCGATCCTATTGCATTATATATGAATAATAAACATGCCAGAGTTCCGGTAATGTCCGGTAATACGATGGGTGAATTCCTGAACTTTATTACAGCCAATTCTGATGAGGAATTCAAAAAGAAAGCAGAGGAACTATTCGGATCACATTCTGAAGAGTTCCTGAAGCTGGAAGAAGCTTGGCAAAAGGAGGGAAATCATTATGCATCCGTCAGTGGAATTGAGTGTACCATTAAGAGCCTGTTCTTACAGAATCAGAAATACGGAAATTCTCAAAATTACTATTACTGCTTAAATGCAAACATTCCAGGTTGGGATAATCCGGGCAACTTCCATTCAGTTGATCTATGGTTTTTCTTTGAAACGCTGGCAAAATGTTGGAGACCATTCACAGGAAAACACTATGATCTTGCACGTTTGATGTGTAATTACTATTGTAATTTCATTAAGAACGGAGATCCTAATGGAAAGGACGCTGATGGAAGTGATATGCCATATTGGAGTCCTTATACTAAGGAGACACCTTATGACATGATTTTTACCGACGAGGGATCCTATCTTGAGAAAAAAGAAGGCGAGACGGAATTCAAAAAATTCCTTATGGAAAGAATTAAGGAAGAAATGCTTGATTAA
- a CDS encoding right-handed parallel beta-helix repeat-containing protein, whose translation MDLTARLPDGCEFDFWEVKQEYERELHVACNHPHASDDNDGSMDHPYKTINAAAAIATPGTRVWIHGGEYRECVRPAQGGENPERMICYEAYGDGEVIIKASIEVTEFEKSKGWRLSPNFDKIKDEDLIQVWQIRLNPEDFKGYNPFCLVNILHDRLFIEYDKTDMTTYLNRRGMIFCDGKPLQQVALYNQLSQQEGSFWVEANGQTVHFRLKNDDHPSNHRIELTSREQCFAPEVPFLSYIKLKGLTCAHAATGAPVPQRGAISCYRGHHWIIEDCEIDWSNAVGIDIGNECWHHDIEPGQLIGYSIIRGCRIRNVGVCGIAALFAEHYLIEDNIIEGTGWQKMELSWEAGAMKAHNSIGCLIRRNIFTKTYRADHLWLDCGNENNRITQNLFLDGIEQREAIFIECTRDGVNLIDNNIFWNVEGRFDPQKIPKEPGSSGWYKLVEHDVINGYAIYGEGTDHLYIANNLIGNCRGSGYYAKPVAFRMHGLLRGGTSRDARLFNNIFYQCGEAAITMPTEKNEAEGNLYVKQTGGYLRVMYPAPEACLDLPAWKEFYGFDLQGQEGWFDIEINTETYTMELKKAENGLRNVWRQELEKHQFIYDPSDIKEVENASLVSNDFYGTATKDEKRSPGPFHKLQTGEVYSIDPRKSNK comes from the coding sequence ATGGATTTAACAGCGCGTCTTCCCGATGGTTGCGAATTTGATTTCTGGGAAGTTAAACAAGAGTATGAACGGGAACTACATGTGGCTTGTAATCATCCACATGCTTCGGATGACAATGATGGGTCTATGGATCATCCGTATAAAACAATAAATGCTGCAGCAGCAATTGCAACACCGGGAACTCGTGTCTGGATCCATGGAGGAGAATACCGGGAATGTGTTCGCCCTGCACAAGGGGGCGAGAATCCGGAGCGCATGATATGCTATGAAGCATACGGCGATGGAGAAGTAATAATTAAAGCCTCTATTGAGGTTACTGAATTTGAAAAAAGTAAGGGTTGGAGACTTTCTCCTAACTTTGATAAAATAAAGGATGAGGATTTAATCCAGGTATGGCAAATCAGATTAAATCCGGAAGATTTTAAAGGATACAACCCCTTCTGCCTGGTGAATATTCTTCATGACAGACTCTTTATTGAATATGATAAGACAGATATGACAACCTATTTGAATCGCAGGGGTATGATATTTTGTGATGGAAAACCTCTTCAACAGGTTGCGTTATATAATCAGTTATCTCAGCAGGAGGGGTCATTCTGGGTAGAAGCGAACGGACAGACAGTGCATTTTCGATTGAAGAATGATGATCACCCATCCAATCACAGAATTGAGCTTACAAGCAGGGAGCAGTGTTTCGCTCCGGAGGTACCGTTCTTATCTTATATCAAATTAAAGGGATTAACTTGTGCACATGCAGCTACCGGAGCACCAGTTCCACAACGAGGAGCAATTTCATGTTATCGAGGTCATCATTGGATTATTGAAGATTGTGAGATTGACTGGTCCAATGCAGTAGGTATCGACATTGGTAATGAGTGCTGGCATCATGATATTGAGCCCGGTCAGCTAATCGGATACAGTATCATTCGTGGTTGTAGAATCAGGAATGTAGGAGTATGTGGAATTGCCGCTTTATTTGCTGAGCATTATTTGATTGAAGACAATATAATAGAAGGTACTGGGTGGCAGAAGATGGAGCTTTCCTGGGAAGCAGGTGCAATGAAAGCTCATAATAGTATTGGCTGTCTGATACGTAGAAATATTTTTACCAAGACCTACCGTGCGGATCATTTATGGTTAGATTGTGGAAATGAGAATAACCGAATTACACAAAATCTGTTCCTGGATGGGATAGAACAACGGGAAGCCATCTTTATTGAATGCACCAGAGATGGGGTAAATCTGATCGATAATAATATTTTCTGGAATGTGGAAGGAAGATTTGATCCTCAGAAGATACCGAAGGAACCGGGTTCTTCAGGATGGTACAAGCTAGTTGAACATGATGTGATTAATGGTTACGCTATTTATGGAGAAGGGACGGATCATCTTTACATAGCTAACAACCTGATTGGCAATTGCCGAGGATCGGGATACTATGCAAAGCCGGTTGCCTTTCGAATGCATGGTCTGCTTAGAGGTGGGACCTCCAGGGATGCACGTTTGTTTAATAATATTTTTTATCAATGTGGTGAAGCAGCAATTACAATGCCGACTGAGAAAAATGAAGCAGAGGGGAATCTGTATGTAAAGCAGACAGGAGGTTATCTTAGAGTTATGTATCCCGCACCGGAGGCATGTCTGGATCTTCCGGCTTGGAAAGAATTCTATGGATTTGATCTACAGGGACAGGAGGGCTGGTTTGATATTGAAATTAATACCGAGACCTATACAATGGAATTAAAGAAAGCAGAAAATGGATTACGGAATGTATGGAGACAGGAATTAGAGAAACATCAGTTTATATACGATCCATCTGATATAAAAGAGGTAGAGAATGCTTCTCTGGTATCTAATGATTTTTATGGAACGGCTACCAAAGATGAAAAACGTTCACCCGGACCGTTTCATAAGCTGCAAACCGGCGAGGTGTATTCAATCGATCCGAGAAAATCAAATAAATAG
- a CDS encoding type 2 periplasmic-binding domain-containing protein, translating into MKLKKFIATLLSVVMISTLLAGCSGKTDTTEKTDTGNETKTETSNEPTKADSTTDSNAEDAEKNYDETLTIDIYDAAANYQGLQSGWFQKVVKDRFNMELNIIAPQVAGDAIYQTRASTGNLGDIVILDATDFMDCVQNGLIKDITADFDKYPNLMDYKEQVDVYNKGLPGNDAGNIYGIPCQMTNTSPTSYSQDVIYSSPLLRWDLYKEIGSPDIQDLDGLLDALEAMMKAHPTNEEGDPAYPFSLWPDWDGGDGMMGIANVVQLTTWYGEKIKGSVILKPDGTFTPLTDKNATYYKMLQFLNKAYQRGLVDPDSGTQDWNAACAKMSAGQVYLMWYSWQVGFWNSQERLKNGNAFIFIPVKDQLYYADSDTYYGSGRVFGVGSQVDDAKYSRIMDFLDWYASPEGLTFQHNGIEGFNYTIGEDGRYTVMNDNALMDNLPVPEEWGGGGYQDGNNAINQWIVDAISTNPNTGEPYSTQYWSTYKEATMTQMKEEWQEKFGAAEPAEYMKNNNVLLVSPNVSVSLPSDTNDIAVIRSQCSDTLNDYSWRMIFAKDQAEFDAMWDDMAKQMDGFGFQDIVAFDKEKYQIELDAKNAAK; encoded by the coding sequence ATGAAGCTAAAAAAGTTTATCGCAACACTTTTGTCAGTGGTAATGATTAGTACTTTATTAGCAGGATGTTCAGGAAAAACGGACACTACTGAGAAAACTGACACTGGCAACGAAACAAAAACTGAAACATCAAATGAGCCTACAAAGGCAGATTCTACTACGGATTCAAACGCAGAAGATGCAGAAAAGAACTATGATGAGACATTAACAATCGACATTTATGATGCGGCTGCAAATTACCAGGGTTTGCAGAGTGGTTGGTTCCAGAAAGTCGTAAAGGACAGATTTAATATGGAACTCAACATCATCGCACCTCAGGTTGCTGGTGATGCTATTTATCAGACACGTGCTAGTACAGGTAATTTAGGTGACATCGTAATTCTTGACGCTACCGATTTCATGGATTGTGTTCAAAACGGCTTAATCAAAGACATTACAGCTGATTTTGATAAATATCCTAACTTAATGGATTACAAGGAGCAAGTTGATGTATATAACAAAGGTCTGCCTGGAAATGATGCTGGTAACATCTACGGTATCCCTTGCCAGATGACAAATACATCTCCTACATCCTATTCACAGGACGTTATTTATTCCAGTCCGCTTCTTCGTTGGGATTTATATAAGGAGATTGGCTCTCCTGATATTCAAGATCTTGATGGACTTTTAGATGCTCTTGAAGCTATGATGAAGGCACATCCTACAAATGAAGAAGGAGATCCTGCATATCCGTTCTCCTTATGGCCTGACTGGGATGGTGGCGACGGCATGATGGGTATTGCTAATGTTGTTCAGCTTACTACCTGGTATGGTGAGAAGATCAAAGGTTCCGTTATCCTTAAGCCAGACGGAACATTTACTCCACTTACCGATAAGAATGCAACCTATTATAAGATGCTTCAGTTCTTAAATAAGGCATACCAGAGAGGATTAGTAGATCCAGACTCCGGTACACAGGACTGGAACGCAGCATGTGCTAAGATGTCCGCTGGTCAGGTATATCTTATGTGGTATAGCTGGCAGGTAGGCTTCTGGAACTCTCAAGAAAGATTAAAGAATGGTAATGCATTTATCTTTATTCCTGTTAAGGATCAGTTATATTATGCAGATTCCGATACCTATTATGGTAGTGGCCGTGTATTTGGTGTTGGATCTCAGGTTGATGATGCAAAATATTCAAGAATTATGGACTTCCTTGATTGGTATGCAAGTCCAGAAGGTTTAACCTTCCAGCACAATGGTATTGAAGGCTTTAACTATACCATTGGAGAAGATGGTAGATACACTGTTATGAATGATAACGCTTTAATGGATAATCTTCCTGTTCCAGAAGAATGGGGCGGCGGCGGTTATCAGGATGGTAACAATGCGATCAATCAGTGGATTGTAGATGCAATCAGCACCAATCCTAATACTGGTGAACCTTATTCAACTCAGTATTGGAGCACTTACAAAGAAGCTACCATGACTCAGATGAAGGAAGAATGGCAAGAGAAATTCGGCGCAGCAGAACCAGCAGAATATATGAAGAATAACAATGTTCTTTTAGTTAGCCCTAACGTTAGTGTATCTCTTCCTAGCGATACCAATGATATTGCAGTTATTCGTAGCCAGTGTAGTGATACTTTAAATGATTACTCCTGGAGAATGATATTTGCAAAGGATCAGGCTGAATTTGATGCTATGTGGGATGATATGGCTAAGCAGATGGACGGCTTTGGCTTCCAGGATATAGTTGCATTTGATAAGGAAAAATATCAGATCGAGTTAGATGCTAAAAATGCTGCAAAATAA
- a CDS encoding carbohydrate ABC transporter permease has translation MKAKLQKHQKHKIKSSLSDKIISAVTYVVYSLFAFVCAYPFYYIFINSISANNLSERGKVIFWPKGLHFTNYVNVLKIPDLFQALRISVARTVIGTLLTVVIAAFLGYMFTRESLWKRKLWYRFVVATMYFNAGIIPWFITMNNLGLRNNFWAYIFPVAVQPFYIVLCKTFVESVPKELQDAAEIDGAGTLKIFARIMIPVIKPILATVAIFTAVTQWNSFQDTLLLVTDTKLYTLQFILYQYINQASSLSALVNNSSSTTDLAASLASAQTATSIRMTVTIVVVTPIILVYPIFQRFFVKGIMIGAVKG, from the coding sequence ATGAAAGCTAAGCTTCAGAAACATCAAAAACATAAAATTAAATCAAGTTTAAGTGATAAAATTATCAGTGCAGTTACCTATGTGGTTTACTCGCTGTTTGCATTCGTATGTGCGTATCCGTTCTACTATATCTTTATCAATTCGATCAGTGCGAATAACTTAAGTGAGAGAGGTAAAGTTATATTTTGGCCGAAGGGATTACATTTTACAAATTATGTAAATGTGTTAAAAATACCGGATTTATTTCAGGCGCTGAGAATATCAGTAGCAAGAACCGTCATTGGTACTTTGCTAACTGTTGTTATTGCAGCATTCCTGGGATATATGTTCACCAGAGAATCCTTATGGAAACGTAAATTATGGTATCGGTTTGTAGTAGCCACCATGTATTTCAATGCAGGTATTATACCATGGTTTATAACAATGAATAATCTTGGGCTGAGAAATAACTTTTGGGCATATATTTTCCCAGTAGCGGTACAACCCTTCTATATTGTTCTATGTAAAACATTTGTGGAATCAGTACCTAAGGAGCTGCAGGACGCAGCTGAGATTGACGGAGCAGGAACTTTGAAAATATTCGCTCGAATTATGATACCTGTCATCAAACCTATTTTGGCTACAGTAGCAATCTTTACAGCGGTAACTCAATGGAATTCATTCCAGGATACATTGCTATTAGTAACCGATACAAAGCTCTATACATTACAGTTTATACTATATCAATATATTAATCAGGCCAGCTCATTAAGTGCTTTAGTAAACAACAGTAGCTCTACGACTGATCTGGCAGCGAGTCTGGCTAGTGCCCAGACAGCAACCTCAATCCGAATGACCGTTACAATAGTAGTAGTTACACCAATTATATTGGTATATCCAATATTCCAAAGGTTCTTTGTAAAGGGAATAATGATCGGAGCAGTAAAAGGATAA